The segment GCAGTAATGGGAGCACGGCTCTCGTCAGCGCACCCACGGTATTCGGCTTTGACGATAGTTCGGGTTCGGCGTACGTCTACGACCTGAGCGTGAGTCCACCGACCGAGACGAAACTCACCGCCAGCGACGACGTGGACGGCGATTATTTCGGGGTTTCGGCGGCGCTAAGTAAAGACGGGAACACGGCACTCATCGGTGATAGCACAGATGATGACGCTGGCGATAATTCGGGCGGTGTGTACATCTACGACCTGAGCGTGAGTCCACCGACCGAGTCGAAAGTTACCGCCAGCGACGCAGCCGATGCCGATCTGTTTGGGAGTGCAGTCGCGGTAAGTAGTGACGGGAACACTGCACTCGTCGGGGCTCCCCGGGTCGACAGAAGTGCGTTCAGTAGTGACTGGGGCGCGGCCTACGTCTACGACCTGAGCGTGAGTCCACCGACCGAGACGAAACTCGTTGCCAGCGATGGTAGCGCCGACGATAGGTTCGGTGAATCAGTGGCGGTGAGCAGCAACGGCAACACTGCTATCATCAGTTCTCCTGGAGACGACACCGCTGGGACCAGTACAAACTCGGGCTCAGCGTACGTCTACGACCTGAGCGTGAGTCCACCGACTGAGACGAAACTCGTCTCCAGTGATATCTCTAGTGCCGATCGCTTCGGTCAATCGGTGGCGGTGAGCGGTGACGGAAACACGGCGTTCGTCGGTAACCCCGGTGACGATGGTGCTAGCGCTGATACGGGTGCGGTGTACGTCTACGACCTGAGCGTGAGTCCACCGACCGAGTCGAAGTTCACCGTCAGCGATAGCAGCGGGGGCGCTCTACTCGGTGATTCAATCGCAGGGAGTGCGGACGGCAATACGGCGCTCGCGGGCGCTCCCAAGCAGCAACCTTCTGATCTCATCGGTTCCGGGGCGGCATATGTGTTCACGCGATCGACCGAGCCCGAAAACCAGCCACCGACGGCGTCGTTCAGCTACGACCCAACCGATCCCGAAGTCGGAGAGGAGCTCACCTTCGACGCCAGCGGGTCGACCGACCCCGACGGTGACGGGACGATTGTCTCCTACGACTGGAGCTTCGATGACGGGACGACGGGAACTGGCCAGACGACGACCCACACCTACACTGCTGAGGCTGACTACGAGGTGACGCTGACGGTGACCGACGATGCCGGCGAGACCGACATGGCCACCCAGACTGTGCCGGTCGTCGTCTTCGCCGATCCGCTCGTGGTGACGTTTCGCAATATTTCGCTTTCGATTGGGCCGCCACAAGACCTGGACGGCGATGGACTCTACGAAGACGTGAATGCCGATGGGGTCGCACAAGACGTTACCGGACCGCCAGACCCCGAAACCGACGACGTTGATGCACTGAACGCCATCGTTGCAGACTACGAGTCCGGGAGCCTTGCGCTGAACCAGTACCAAGTCACGGCGCTTGACTTCAATGGCGATGGTATCCTCAGTAGAAAGGACGTGAACGCCCTCAGGAAATTACTCTGAGGAGGCCAGCTCGACGGGACCCCGGGCAAATCGATCGTCTGGGATCACGGCGGTACAAGAGCCGCTCCCTATCCCATTGCTACTGATCCGCAACCCGAAATACCCAACTCAGCGACTCCCGATACGAAGA is part of the Halogeometricum sp. S1BR25-6 genome and harbors:
- a CDS encoding PKD domain-containing protein, whose translation is MDERKPEKRLYRADKTTTTDTETDSEREQPREWGLDRRTFIGAATLLGLGGGALGGLPAPVAAEVVDEWLEQIKLTASDATSNAEFGRSVALSEDGTTALIGSARTEAAYLYDLNASPPTETKLTASDGEAGSRFGWSVGISSNGSTALVSAPTVFGFDDSSGSAYVYDLSVSPPTETKLTASDDVDGDYFGVSAALSKDGNTALIGDSTDDDAGDNSGGVYIYDLSVSPPTESKVTASDAADADLFGSAVAVSSDGNTALVGAPRVDRSAFSSDWGAAYVYDLSVSPPTETKLVASDGSADDRFGESVAVSSNGNTAIISSPGDDTAGTSTNSGSAYVYDLSVSPPTETKLVSSDISSADRFGQSVAVSGDGNTAFVGNPGDDGASADTGAVYVYDLSVSPPTESKFTVSDSSGGALLGDSIAGSADGNTALAGAPKQQPSDLIGSGAAYVFTRSTEPENQPPTASFSYDPTDPEVGEELTFDASGSTDPDGDGTIVSYDWSFDDGTTGTGQTTTHTYTAEADYEVTLTVTDDAGETDMATQTVPVVVFADPLVVTFRNISLSIGPPQDLDGDGLYEDVNADGVAQDVTGPPDPETDDVDALNAIVADYESGSLALNQYQVTALDFNGDGILSRKDVNALRKLL